A genome region from Cognatishimia activa includes the following:
- a CDS encoding Ldh family oxidoreductase, translating to MIETKTLSLSEIEDISFRALTAVGTSDSNARPLAVATAATEADGVASHGLAYIPIYCEHVTCGKVDCQATPIVSTPRPGVVTVDAATGFAHAAIDAGFDALIPMAKSQGIAALAIHNSYNCGVLGYHTHRLAKAGLLGLGFTNAPASIAPSGGATPVVGTNPFSIAAPGADGPAVLIDQSASTIAKSEVMKHAREGKPIPVGWALDADGNPTTDPNVGLKGSMAPSGGYKGVGVALLTEIMAAAMTGATLGIDASPFSGTAGGPPKTGQFFMAIDPGATSAGAFAQRMEALVGAVKTQDGAHLPGDGRGAARKRAATEGVAVNVATLEKIEAIIG from the coding sequence ATGATCGAAACCAAAACACTCTCACTGTCTGAAATCGAAGACATCTCGTTTCGCGCCCTCACGGCGGTTGGCACATCTGACAGCAACGCAAGGCCACTGGCCGTGGCGACCGCGGCCACCGAAGCGGACGGCGTTGCAAGCCACGGGCTCGCCTATATCCCGATCTATTGCGAGCACGTCACCTGCGGCAAGGTGGACTGCCAGGCGACACCTATCGTCTCCACGCCGCGTCCCGGAGTCGTGACCGTAGATGCGGCAACGGGCTTTGCTCATGCGGCCATTGATGCAGGCTTTGACGCCTTAATCCCCATGGCAAAATCACAAGGCATTGCGGCTTTGGCCATCCACAACAGCTACAATTGCGGCGTGCTTGGCTATCACACGCATCGGCTCGCGAAAGCTGGCCTTTTGGGGCTTGGGTTCACGAATGCCCCTGCATCGATTGCACCTTCTGGTGGAGCAACACCCGTTGTAGGAACCAACCCTTTTTCTATCGCCGCGCCCGGCGCTGATGGGCCTGCGGTTCTGATCGACCAAAGCGCAAGCACAATCGCCAAATCCGAAGTCATGAAACACGCCCGTGAAGGCAAACCAATTCCGGTAGGCTGGGCCTTGGACGCAGATGGCAACCCGACCACTGATCCAAACGTTGGCCTAAAGGGTTCTATGGCGCCATCGGGTGGCTACAAAGGTGTCGGCGTCGCGCTTTTGACTGAGATCATGGCGGCGGCCATGACCGGCGCGACCTTGGGCATCGATGCCTCGCCGTTTTCAGGCACAGCAGGTGGGCCGCCCAAGACCGGCCAGTTCTTCATGGCGATAGATCCTGGTGCCACGTCGGCAGGCGCATTTGCCCAGCGCATGGAGGCTTTGGTCGGTGCTGTAAAGACGCAAGACGGTGCGCATTTGCCCGGCGACGGACGTGGTGCCGCACGCAAACGTGCCGCGACAGAAGGCGTCGCTGTCAATGTTGCGACCCTTGAAAAAATCGAGGCGATCATAGGTTAG
- a CDS encoding aldehyde dehydrogenase family protein yields MTHKNLIAGDWLDGETSIENRNPSDVTDLIGHYAQASSDQLEATLDQARQAQREWAAYGLERKQAVLNAIGNEMMARAEELGHLLSREEGKPLAEGKGEVYRAGQFFTYYAAECLRQIGENADSVRDGIEIDVRREPVGTVAIISPWNFPTATASWKIAPALCYGNAVVWKPANVTPASAVALTEIIAKQDIPKGLFSLVMGAGGTIGQALVESSKVDAISFTGSVPVGKGIAAAAIQNLTKVQMEMGSKNALAVMDDADLDLAVSLALGGAFGGTGQKCTASSRLVVHAGVHDAFVEKLITGAQAMKVGHALEDGTQIGPVVSQQQLDENLAYVELGKSEGAELACGGARLTMPHDGFYMSPGVFLGTNNQMRINREEMFAPLTSVIKVDSYDEALAVVNDTNFGLTSGIVTQSLARATHFRRNARTGVVTVNLPTAGTDYHVPFGGRGDSSYGPREQGKAAAEFYTTVKTAYISAGDPS; encoded by the coding sequence GTGACTCACAAAAACCTCATCGCCGGTGACTGGCTGGATGGCGAAACAAGCATCGAAAACCGCAATCCTTCGGATGTGACGGACCTCATTGGCCACTATGCGCAGGCCTCATCGGATCAACTCGAGGCAACGCTCGATCAAGCGCGTCAAGCCCAGCGCGAATGGGCGGCCTATGGGTTGGAACGCAAACAGGCTGTTCTGAACGCAATCGGCAATGAAATGATGGCGCGGGCCGAGGAACTTGGCCACCTGCTCAGCCGCGAAGAAGGCAAGCCGCTGGCTGAAGGCAAGGGCGAGGTTTACCGCGCGGGTCAGTTCTTTACCTATTATGCGGCCGAATGTCTGCGCCAGATCGGTGAGAACGCGGATTCTGTACGCGACGGGATCGAGATCGACGTGCGGCGCGAGCCCGTCGGCACGGTCGCCATCATCAGCCCTTGGAATTTCCCGACGGCCACCGCCTCGTGGAAAATCGCTCCGGCGCTCTGCTACGGCAATGCCGTGGTCTGGAAGCCGGCCAATGTGACACCTGCCTCCGCAGTCGCACTCACGGAGATCATCGCAAAACAGGACATCCCGAAGGGCCTGTTTAGCCTTGTGATGGGGGCGGGTGGCACGATTGGTCAAGCTTTGGTGGAAAGCTCCAAGGTCGATGCGATTTCTTTCACTGGGTCTGTGCCAGTGGGCAAAGGGATCGCTGCTGCGGCCATCCAGAACCTGACCAAAGTGCAGATGGAGATGGGGTCTAAGAACGCTCTGGCCGTCATGGATGACGCTGATCTGGATCTGGCGGTCTCGCTTGCTTTGGGTGGGGCATTTGGTGGCACGGGGCAGAAATGCACGGCCTCGTCGCGGCTGGTGGTGCATGCGGGCGTGCATGATGCCTTTGTAGAGAAACTGATCACTGGCGCGCAGGCAATGAAGGTCGGACACGCGCTGGAAGACGGCACTCAGATCGGTCCGGTGGTCAGCCAACAGCAGCTTGATGAAAACCTTGCCTATGTAGAGCTTGGGAAATCGGAGGGCGCTGAATTGGCCTGTGGCGGGGCACGCCTGACGATGCCGCATGACGGGTTTTATATGTCTCCGGGCGTATTTCTGGGCACGAATAACCAGATGCGGATCAACCGCGAAGAAATGTTCGCGCCGCTCACCTCTGTGATCAAAGTCGACAGCTATGACGAAGCTCTGGCGGTTGTGAATGACACCAACTTTGGTCTGACCTCCGGCATCGTCACCCAAAGCCTCGCCCGCGCCACGCATTTCCGCCGCAACGCGCGCACAGGGGTTGTGACGGTGAACCTGCCCACCGCAGGCACCGACTACCACGTGCCATTTGGCGGACGTGGAGACAGCTCTTATGGCCCGCGCGAACAGGGCAAGGCAGCGGCTGAGTTCTATACGACGGTCAAGACGGCCTATATCTCGGCCGGGGATCCGAGCTGA
- a CDS encoding LysR family transcriptional regulator, producing the protein MTIKLEMLRAFCAVAEAGNLSDAAVQLGRTQSAVSMTLKGLEAHLGRPLFESDRKNRLTLLGQQVLHLSQSQVRSFDTTVQSIDLLAQAPQGVLKVAAVPSLAALVFPKLVRALSRAYPGIKLELRDTDTPQVIDALSSGWADLGIASATQPIKGVTAVELFSDAFGLVMSATHPMALKQGPLTLADVFDAEFIRNELCDQIQLSKFRSQLSNVGLTVRNLQSLLAMLREGDWVSVLPPSVVPLGGDGLVFRDIEELTERRKVFLLRRSDVAFPDIVETAHSEISKMWVEA; encoded by the coding sequence GTGACGATCAAACTAGAGATGCTGCGTGCCTTTTGTGCGGTGGCCGAGGCGGGAAACCTATCGGATGCCGCAGTACAACTCGGGCGGACTCAATCTGCGGTGTCCATGACCCTTAAAGGGCTTGAGGCCCATCTTGGGCGCCCCTTGTTTGAAAGCGACCGCAAAAATCGCCTGACCCTTCTCGGCCAGCAGGTCTTGCATCTCAGCCAGTCTCAGGTGCGCAGTTTTGACACGACAGTTCAGTCAATCGACCTTTTGGCGCAGGCGCCGCAAGGGGTTTTGAAAGTGGCCGCCGTGCCGTCTTTGGCAGCTCTGGTATTTCCCAAACTAGTGCGGGCGCTTTCGCGCGCGTATCCGGGCATTAAACTGGAGCTACGCGACACTGACACTCCGCAGGTCATAGACGCGCTGAGCAGCGGATGGGCGGACCTCGGAATCGCCTCGGCAACACAGCCGATCAAAGGCGTGACGGCGGTCGAGCTGTTCAGCGATGCCTTTGGCCTCGTTATGTCCGCAACGCATCCTATGGCGCTGAAACAGGGTCCGCTCACGCTGGCCGACGTGTTTGACGCCGAGTTCATTCGAAACGAGCTTTGCGACCAGATTCAGCTGTCCAAGTTTCGCTCACAATTGAGCAACGTGGGCCTGACTGTCCGAAACCTACAGTCTCTGCTGGCGATGCTGCGTGAAGGGGATTGGGTGTCAGTTCTGCCACCTTCGGTGGTGCCTTTGGGCGGCGACGGTCTGGTTTTTCGCGACATCGAAGAGCTGACGGAGCGCCGCAAGGTGTTTCTGCTGCGGCGATCAGACGTGGCCTTCCCAGACATTGTAGAGACGGCGCATTCAGAGATCTCAAAAATGTGGGTTGAAGCCTAA
- a CDS encoding UxaA family hydrolase has protein sequence MASKYSNLTVKGYRRENGRVGVRNHVVILPVDDISNAACEAVANNVKGTMALPHAYGRLQFGEDLELHFRTMIGTGANPNVAAVVVIGIEPGWTKRIADGIRATGKPVSEFSIEQKGDFETIRAASWAAKEYVHWATELQREECSISELWVSTKCGESDTTTGLGSCPTVGNMYDKLLPEGIYGFFGETSEITGAEHICQKRAINEEVGERWYKMWKAYQDDVIFAHQTDDLSDSQPTKGNIEGGLTTIEEKALGNLEKIGRTSQYIDILEPAEMPASGNGLYFMDSSSAAAECVTLMAAGGAVIHTFPTGQGNVVGNPIVPVIKITANPRTVRTMGEHVDVDVSGILRREMTIDEAGDELIDMICRTANGRNTAAEALGHREFSMTKLYRSA, from the coding sequence ATGGCTTCTAAATATTCCAACCTGACCGTCAAAGGCTACCGTCGTGAAAACGGCCGTGTGGGTGTGCGCAACCACGTGGTGATCCTGCCGGTCGACGACATCTCTAACGCTGCCTGTGAAGCGGTTGCGAACAACGTCAAAGGCACTATGGCCCTGCCCCACGCCTATGGTCGTCTGCAGTTCGGCGAAGACCTCGAATTGCATTTCCGCACCATGATCGGCACCGGCGCGAACCCAAATGTGGCCGCTGTTGTGGTCATCGGGATCGAGCCTGGCTGGACCAAGCGTATCGCGGACGGCATCCGCGCGACCGGCAAGCCTGTTTCGGAGTTTTCCATCGAACAAAAGGGCGACTTTGAAACCATCCGCGCCGCGAGCTGGGCCGCGAAGGAATACGTCCACTGGGCAACCGAGCTGCAACGCGAGGAATGCTCGATCAGCGAGCTGTGGGTCTCGACCAAATGCGGTGAGAGCGACACGACCACGGGTCTCGGTTCCTGCCCGACTGTTGGCAACATGTATGACAAGCTGCTGCCAGAAGGCATCTACGGTTTCTTCGGCGAGACCTCTGAGATCACCGGTGCCGAGCACATCTGTCAGAAACGCGCGATCAACGAAGAGGTTGGTGAGCGTTGGTACAAGATGTGGAAAGCCTACCAGGACGACGTGATTTTCGCACACCAGACTGATGACCTTTCTGACAGTCAGCCGACCAAAGGCAACATCGAAGGTGGCCTAACCACCATCGAGGAAAAGGCCCTCGGCAACCTCGAGAAGATCGGCCGGACATCGCAATACATCGACATTCTGGAGCCTGCGGAAATGCCGGCGTCGGGCAATGGCCTCTACTTCATGGACAGCTCATCCGCGGCGGCGGAATGTGTGACCCTGATGGCGGCGGGTGGCGCTGTGATCCACACCTTCCCGACCGGGCAAGGTAACGTGGTCGGCAACCCAATTGTGCCAGTGATCAAGATCACCGCGAACCCGCGCACCGTCCGCACCATGGGCGAGCACGTCGATGTGGATGTCTCGGGCATCCTGCGCCGCGAAATGACCATCGATGAGGCGGGTGATGAGCTCATCGACATGATCTGCCGCACCGCGAATGGCCGCAACACAGCAGCCGAGGCTCTGGGGCACCGCGAGTTCTCGATGACCAAGCTGTATCGCTCGGCATAA
- a CDS encoding UxaA family hydrolase, whose amino-acid sequence MAEIPHLLVHEHDDNVGVVVVEGLTAGTDMLVCVTHDNSTFRLTSGMDVPIGHKIALKDFKEGDTAIKYGEDIGKIIADIAKGDHVHTHNCKTKRW is encoded by the coding sequence ATGGCTGAAATCCCGCATCTTTTGGTTCACGAGCACGACGACAACGTCGGCGTTGTCGTGGTCGAAGGTCTGACCGCCGGCACTGACATGCTGGTCTGTGTGACCCACGACAATTCCACCTTCCGCCTCACCTCGGGTATGGATGTGCCCATCGGGCACAAGATCGCTCTGAAGGATTTCAAAGAAGGCGACACCGCGATCAAATACGGCGAAGACATCGGCAAAATCATCGCCGACATCGCCAAGGGCGATCACGTCCACACCCACAACTGCAAAACCAAACGCTGGTAA
- a CDS encoding tetratricopeptide repeat-containing sulfotransferase family protein encodes MATLLSTEKALQYARSAESQKDWQTAFDLYKGVLSQFPKNRRAQAGLKGLKSKAVKSLLQHAKDAQAKQNWSKSQAHLALAFRMAPEVPEIGTALAQLHLQNGAPSEALETVETLLSNRPDHDEALLISGIALRDLGRFQEAKRVFEDMTETADSLTNLAILARAKGDQDTEYDLTQKAVKLAPQSPTVHWNFANAQTYEAGNLHVSQMLELVDAYAPNDTNAAPLRMALFKAFDDLGDSAVAFSHLKDAKRLAQSATPYDFKKDALRYALSKNIFANIQLPAPTDAPKGPIFVTGLPRSGTTLVERIVSQDPRTTACGELSVVERAASGLLQRFIDREISAITPQILQDLRSEILEDMAKHAPTGQIIVDKMPLNFRWIGYICAALPEARIIHLNRDPMAVAWSLYRHLFAGLENGFSNSMEDIARFMVLHRELMTFWKGVCPAQVLDINYADLIAHPKDTTQRMAEFTGLTWTEDWLHPETANSHALTASAAQVRKPIYQGSDEGWRRYEAQLAPLKQMLISAGFLSPR; translated from the coding sequence ATGGCCACACTCCTTTCTACAGAAAAAGCCTTGCAATATGCGCGGAGTGCGGAAAGCCAAAAGGACTGGCAAACTGCATTTGATCTCTACAAAGGTGTGCTGTCTCAATTCCCAAAGAACCGTCGTGCGCAAGCTGGGTTAAAAGGTCTGAAATCCAAAGCCGTTAAGAGCCTGTTACAACACGCGAAAGATGCGCAGGCAAAACAAAACTGGTCGAAGTCACAAGCGCATTTGGCCCTGGCTTTTCGGATGGCACCCGAGGTGCCGGAAATCGGAACCGCTCTTGCGCAGCTTCATTTGCAAAATGGTGCGCCATCTGAAGCCCTAGAAACAGTTGAAACGTTGCTTTCAAACCGACCCGACCACGATGAGGCATTGCTGATTAGCGGCATCGCTTTGCGCGATCTTGGCCGGTTTCAAGAGGCGAAGCGTGTCTTTGAAGACATGACCGAGACAGCCGACTCTTTGACCAATCTTGCGATCTTGGCCCGCGCGAAGGGAGATCAGGACACGGAGTATGACCTGACCCAAAAAGCCGTGAAACTCGCGCCCCAGTCGCCTACCGTCCACTGGAATTTCGCCAACGCTCAAACATACGAGGCGGGCAACCTTCACGTGTCTCAGATGCTAGAGCTTGTTGACGCCTACGCGCCAAATGACACGAATGCAGCCCCTCTTCGCATGGCCCTTTTTAAGGCGTTTGATGATCTAGGGGACAGTGCTGTCGCCTTTTCGCACCTGAAAGACGCCAAACGTTTGGCGCAGAGCGCAACGCCATACGATTTCAAAAAAGATGCTCTGCGCTATGCCTTAAGCAAAAACATTTTTGCGAACATCCAATTACCGGCTCCGACAGACGCACCTAAGGGCCCGATATTTGTGACTGGGCTGCCTCGCAGCGGTACGACGTTGGTAGAGCGGATCGTGTCGCAGGATCCAAGAACCACGGCCTGCGGGGAGCTGTCGGTGGTAGAACGCGCAGCAAGTGGACTTTTGCAACGCTTCATAGATCGAGAGATCAGTGCGATTACGCCTCAGATCTTGCAGGACTTACGGTCAGAAATTCTCGAAGATATGGCGAAACACGCGCCAACGGGTCAAATCATTGTCGACAAGATGCCTTTGAATTTCAGATGGATCGGCTACATCTGTGCAGCCCTGCCAGAGGCACGCATTATTCACCTGAACCGCGATCCGATGGCCGTTGCTTGGTCTCTTTACAGGCATCTTTTCGCAGGGCTGGAGAATGGCTTCTCAAACTCGATGGAGGACATTGCTCGGTTCATGGTTCTGCATCGCGAACTGATGACATTCTGGAAAGGCGTCTGTCCTGCGCAGGTGCTCGACATCAACTACGCGGATTTAATTGCGCACCCAAAAGACACCACGCAAAGAATGGCAGAGTTCACAGGTCTGACTTGGACAGAAGACTGGCTGCACCCAGAGACGGCAAATAGCCATGCTTTGACGGCGAGTGCGGCGCAGGTGCGAAAACCCATTTATCAAGGTAGTGACGAGGGGTGGAGACGCTACGAGGCGCAACTTGCGCCTCTGAAGCAAATGCTGATTTCGGCAGGATTTCTTTCGCCTCGGTGA
- a CDS encoding membrane dipeptidase: MLIDGLQYANWSEKIFRQMREGGVDAVHVTIAYHETFRETVLNFESWNRWFEQYPDLIMKGQWASDIDRARETGRTAVFFGFQNPSPIEDDICLVEILHTLGARFMQLTYNNQSLLATGCYETEDTGITRMGKQVIKEMNRVGLVIDMSHSADRSTIEAAEISERPIAITHGNPHAWHPALRNKRDDVIRAVTENGGMIGFSVYPHHLKGKTDCTLEDFCEMIARTADRFGVEHLGIGTDLCQDQPDSVVEWMRVGRWSKDIDYGEGSAAAPGFPKMPSWFKDNRDFGNIAQGLRATGMNSDEVAGIMGGNWYRFFAENFGPQG; this comes from the coding sequence ATGCTCATCGACGGCCTCCAGTATGCCAATTGGTCGGAAAAGATCTTTCGCCAGATGCGTGAAGGGGGTGTTGATGCGGTGCATGTCACCATCGCGTATCATGAGACATTCCGCGAGACGGTTCTGAACTTTGAGAGTTGGAACCGCTGGTTTGAGCAATACCCGGATCTGATTATGAAGGGCCAATGGGCCAGCGACATCGACCGCGCGCGAGAAACGGGTCGCACCGCGGTGTTTTTCGGCTTTCAGAACCCCTCCCCGATTGAGGACGACATTTGCCTTGTCGAAATCCTCCACACGCTCGGCGCGCGGTTCATGCAGTTGACCTATAACAACCAGTCGCTGCTTGCGACCGGTTGTTACGAAACTGAGGACACCGGCATCACGCGCATGGGCAAGCAGGTCATCAAGGAAATGAACCGCGTCGGACTTGTCATCGACATGAGCCATTCGGCAGACCGATCCACGATTGAGGCTGCCGAGATCTCGGAACGCCCCATTGCCATCACCCATGGCAACCCCCACGCGTGGCACCCTGCCCTGCGCAACAAACGCGACGACGTGATCCGCGCGGTCACCGAGAATGGCGGTATGATTGGCTTTTCCGTCTATCCGCACCATCTCAAGGGGAAGACAGATTGCACTCTTGAGGACTTCTGCGAGATGATTGCGCGTACGGCCGACAGGTTCGGCGTAGAGCATTTGGGGATTGGCACCGACCTATGTCAGGATCAACCGGATTCGGTTGTAGAATGGATGCGCGTGGGACGCTGGAGCAAGGATATCGACTATGGCGAAGGCTCGGCCGCAGCGCCGGGTTTTCCGAAAATGCCGAGCTGGTTCAAGGACAACCGCGACTTTGGCAATATCGCCCAAGGCTTGCGCGCGACTGGCATGAACTCTGACGAAGTGGCAGGGATCATGGGTGGCAACTGGTACCGTTTCTTTGCTGAAAACTTCGGACCTCAGGGATGA
- a CDS encoding Ldh family oxidoreductase has protein sequence MSDVETISLSEARSLMTRAFRAAGAPEATAASVAAALVQAEAEGQVGHGFSRLSDYVAQAKSGKVDADAVPQLSKPSATAIHVDAGNGFAYPALDLASATLIETAQTHGCAFATISNSHHCGALSVQVDRLAQAGLVGIMMANTPKAIAPWGAKDAMFGTNPIAFAVPRADEPPMVIDLSLSVVARGKVMHAKKSGNAIPAGWAFDAEGNPTTDPEAALAGTMAPIGGAKGTALALMVEILAASMTGANRSTEMSSFFTADGPPTGAGQFLMALKPHDAEGFSARLEPLLADIAGLEGARLPGTRRIVSLENAQENGLSVPKAYLDQARELEG, from the coding sequence ATGAGTGACGTTGAAACCATCAGCCTTTCTGAGGCCAGATCCTTGATGACCCGCGCCTTTCGCGCTGCGGGCGCACCAGAGGCCACAGCCGCGTCAGTCGCCGCAGCGCTCGTGCAGGCCGAGGCCGAAGGGCAAGTCGGCCATGGGTTTTCCCGGCTTTCGGACTACGTGGCGCAGGCCAAGAGCGGCAAGGTAGATGCCGACGCCGTACCGCAGCTTTCGAAACCGTCCGCCACGGCCATTCACGTCGATGCCGGAAACGGCTTTGCCTATCCAGCTCTCGATCTGGCGTCCGCGACCTTGATCGAGACGGCTCAAACCCACGGATGCGCCTTTGCGACCATTTCAAACTCTCACCATTGCGGCGCACTTTCGGTTCAGGTCGACCGGCTCGCACAGGCCGGACTGGTTGGCATCATGATGGCCAACACGCCCAAAGCCATAGCCCCCTGGGGAGCAAAAGACGCCATGTTTGGCACGAATCCAATTGCGTTTGCTGTCCCGCGCGCGGATGAGCCGCCGATGGTGATCGACTTGTCCCTATCCGTCGTTGCCCGTGGCAAAGTCATGCATGCCAAGAAGTCGGGCAACGCGATCCCCGCAGGCTGGGCCTTTGATGCGGAAGGCAATCCCACGACCGATCCGGAAGCTGCGCTCGCAGGGACAATGGCCCCAATCGGTGGCGCAAAAGGCACCGCTTTGGCGCTGATGGTGGAAATCCTCGCAGCCTCGATGACCGGCGCCAATCGCAGCACCGAGATGTCGTCCTTCTTTACCGCCGATGGCCCGCCGACGGGCGCAGGGCAATTCCTTATGGCGCTAAAACCACATGACGCAGAGGGGTTTTCGGCAAGGTTAGAGCCGCTTTTGGCCGACATCGCCGGACTTGAAGGCGCGCGCCTTCCCGGCACGCGGCGCATCGTGTCTTTGGAAAACGCGCAGGAAAACGGGTTGAGTGTTCCTAAGGCCTACTTGGACCAAGCACGCGAATTGGAGGGTTAG
- a CDS encoding DUF3726 domain-containing protein — translation MSFSLNEVEAQAKKATRGAGYSWGMAEEAGRATAWLCAQGRDGVAVLAAVLDAASDADHCPLAQGTRLCDRAKIAPSQNRVLHRVFQPFLLLPFVGFASRQIGQPLSITWEGGSAVTDGAALCILGRDPDAQAHLAIAIHAGTFTAGTKFTRATPDSSAWDMLSHFAHRTYAPATEESRRLGAGDSQSNAL, via the coding sequence ATGAGCTTTTCGCTGAATGAGGTCGAGGCTCAGGCCAAAAAGGCGACACGTGGCGCTGGGTATTCCTGGGGCATGGCTGAAGAGGCGGGAAGAGCCACAGCATGGCTCTGTGCACAGGGGCGAGATGGGGTTGCTGTCCTCGCGGCTGTTTTGGACGCGGCTTCGGACGCTGACCATTGTCCGCTAGCGCAAGGCACGCGGCTTTGCGATCGCGCGAAGATCGCGCCATCACAAAACCGCGTGCTGCACCGCGTTTTCCAGCCGTTTCTTTTGTTGCCTTTTGTTGGATTTGCGTCGCGGCAAATCGGGCAACCACTTTCCATCACTTGGGAGGGTGGCAGTGCAGTCACCGACGGAGCCGCGCTGTGCATCTTGGGTCGGGATCCAGATGCGCAGGCTCATCTGGCAATCGCGATCCACGCAGGTACTTTCACCGCCGGCACCAAATTCACCCGCGCCACACCCGACAGCAGCGCTTGGGACATGCTCTCGCACTTCGCGCATCGCACCTATGCCCCCGCTACCGAGGAAAGCCGTCGCCTCGGCGCTGGCGACTCTCAATCAAACGCCCTTTAG
- a CDS encoding GntR family transcriptional regulator, which translates to MSEPLYMKVFNTVVQRIVEGIYVPGSMLPSEFDLAGELEVSQGTARKAFIELEQKGIVQRRQGKGTFVTLRTPENSLFHFFRLRDQDGQQVAPELKQESIVLRNALKDEKTALFGAPDKVYEINRVRSFKGTPLCHERSVVPANLFPGLKDRGDLPNALYVLFQHAYSCIIISAQEHLVAEVLSDDLAEALDQPKGTPVIVARRQAQDLQDRVVELRTSRYLTGATSYFVDLK; encoded by the coding sequence GTGTCAGAACCGCTTTATATGAAGGTCTTCAATACGGTCGTGCAGCGTATCGTAGAGGGCATCTATGTGCCCGGCTCTATGTTGCCCAGCGAGTTTGATCTGGCAGGTGAACTAGAGGTCAGTCAGGGCACCGCGCGAAAGGCCTTTATCGAGCTTGAACAGAAGGGCATTGTGCAACGCCGTCAGGGCAAGGGCACCTTCGTCACGCTACGGACACCGGAGAATTCTCTGTTCCATTTTTTCCGGCTGCGGGATCAGGACGGCCAGCAGGTTGCGCCGGAGTTGAAGCAAGAGTCCATCGTTCTTCGCAATGCACTAAAAGACGAGAAGACTGCGCTCTTTGGTGCGCCCGATAAAGTCTATGAAATCAACCGTGTAAGGTCATTCAAAGGCACGCCTTTGTGCCATGAACGCAGTGTCGTTCCGGCCAATCTTTTTCCCGGTCTTAAGGATCGCGGAGACCTGCCAAACGCGCTCTACGTTCTGTTTCAGCACGCCTATTCCTGCATCATCATTTCAGCGCAGGAGCATCTGGTGGCCGAGGTTTTGTCGGATGATTTGGCAGAGGCGTTGGATCAACCCAAAGGCACTCCTGTGATCGTTGCGCGCAGACAAGCGCAGGACCTGCAAGACCGCGTGGTAGAACTGCGCACCAGCCGGTATCTGACCGGTGCGACGTCCTATTTTGTGGACCTGAAATAG
- a CDS encoding ABC transporter substrate-binding protein translates to MKKTLTAFALAALASTAQAADDFTLQLKWVTQAQFAGYYVALDKGFYDEEDLNVTINAGGPDIAPTQVLAGGGADVTVEWMPAALAAREKGLPMVNIAQPFKSSGMMLTCRKDQGVSTTADFPGKTLGVWFFGNEFPFLSWMSQLGISTDGGADGVTVLKQGFNVDPILQGQAACVSTMTYNEYWQVIDAGLTPEELVVFKYEDNGVATLEDGLYVLEDKLSDPAEVDKLVRFVRASMKGWKYAEENPDEAAEIVLDNDATGAQTEKHQKRMMGEIAKLTAGSNGALDPADYERTVASLLAGGSDPVITKAPEGAWTHAITDAALN, encoded by the coding sequence ATGAAAAAGACTCTCACAGCTTTCGCCCTCGCGGCACTTGCGTCCACAGCGCAGGCGGCTGACGATTTTACATTGCAATTGAAATGGGTCACGCAGGCCCAGTTCGCGGGCTATTATGTGGCCTTGGACAAAGGCTTTTATGACGAAGAAGACCTGAACGTCACGATCAACGCCGGTGGCCCTGACATCGCGCCAACACAGGTTCTGGCAGGCGGTGGCGCAGATGTCACCGTTGAATGGATGCCGGCAGCTCTGGCCGCGCGCGAAAAAGGTCTGCCGATGGTCAATATCGCGCAGCCGTTCAAATCTTCTGGCATGATGCTGACCTGCCGAAAGGATCAGGGCGTGTCCACGACCGCCGACTTCCCGGGCAAAACCCTTGGTGTTTGGTTCTTCGGCAACGAATTTCCGTTCCTCAGCTGGATGAGCCAGCTCGGCATCTCTACCGATGGCGGCGCGGACGGAGTGACCGTTCTAAAGCAGGGCTTTAACGTCGATCCAATCCTGCAAGGTCAGGCGGCTTGCGTGTCCACCATGACCTACAATGAATATTGGCAGGTGATTGATGCGGGTCTGACGCCAGAAGAACTCGTCGTGTTCAAATACGAAGACAATGGCGTGGCAACACTGGAAGACGGCCTCTATGTGCTGGAAGACAAGCTGTCTGACCCAGCCGAAGTCGACAAGCTGGTCCGCTTTGTGCGCGCCTCCATGAAGGGCTGGAAATACGCCGAAGAGAACCCTGATGAGGCGGCAGAGATCGTTCTGGACAATGATGCGACCGGTGCTCAGACCGAAAAACACCAGAAACGCATGATGGGTGAAATCGCCAAGCTAACTGCGGGCAGCAATGGTGCTCTGGACCCAGCAGACTATGAGCGCACAGTCGCGTCCTTGCTGGCTGGCGGCTCTGACCCAGTGATCACCAAAGCGCCAGAAGGTGCTTGGACCCACGCGATCACAGATGCGGCGCTGAACTAA